The window TTGAGCCACCTGGCCTTGCTCTAACACTGTTGAGTGTGTTGCAAACAATGCGGCAGTTGCAAGTAATTTGAAACGTCTGCTCATACAAAAACCGATACAAACATATAAGTCTACAAAAGAGTTTTAGCTACTAAATCAGGACGGTCACAGCGCCGCCAACTGTCTTGCTGCATCACACAAGACTTGAGGACTCATACCGTAAAGGTGCTATACAATGCCTTTTTCTTTATGGCGCAACTTTGATGCCATTCGACACGATTCGTTAGCAAAACGCACCGCATCCTTTACAACCTTTCCACATTCGAATTGAACAAATCCCCTGTTGCGAACAGCTTCAATATATTTTGGCGCTACTATGGCAATAATTGACCCACCCATTGCTTGGTCTACGTTTCGCACAAGGCAAACTGATTGCGAAGACGTTTGCAATATAAACGCCGATATGGCTGCTGTTATCACCAATAATCTCATTTATGGGTAATCGATATTAACGAATACCGAAGGATGATTGACAGTGACATTTGGATAGCTTGTCGATAAATCCAGATAATAATATAATCCAGCACAATAGGGATTTCCCCATACACGGATATATTGAGTACCAGCCTGACTAAAGGTTAGAGAACCACTTAAAGGAGGATAGCCTTGCCCAGATACAGCCGTACCATCTCGCGTCGTATAGTTAACGACTACGGTGTTTGTGCATCCAGAAGAGAGCGTAACTGATGCCCAAAATGGCGTATCAACATACCCGGCGACCGGATAGGCGCCTTCTGCAGTCAGCGTACATGCTCCGCCATCCCCACCACCGCTGACTTCCACGGTTACACGCTGTCGATTATTAGCGGCATCATAAACATAACTCGTAGAAGTTGAAGTGGCTGTGGTGGTTTCGCTAACGGAAGTTAGGCGCCCTAACGCATCATACGTATAAGTGACGGTATCACTACTCTGGGCAAAAGCCTCATTATAGTTCGTGATCATAGAGACGAGCGCAGAAAGCGTAATAACAAACAGTGAAAAACCACGGCTGCGATTTGTCATTTTCTGCTCCAGATGGTTCGATTAATGTAGATAAATTCGGAACGATACGCTGAAACAGCGTCAAATCTTTATCTACGAAGTTTCCTTCTATTCCAAATGAATCGAGAGACTAAGATAAGTGAAGGCGTCATGCGAATCGCAGCCTATTATGACATTGAACGACTTTGATTCAAATTTAATATAAGCCGCAATACATTTTTGACTCACTCTAAATTCGTCATCGAAAGTATGTCAAATCAAATCTTCGAGGATGGTAATGTTTCAGGAATATGACGAACATGTTACATAATACTGACGAGGTAAACTAGTATTTTACGATCCCAGATTGGCAAACTGCACCTGTCGACGTCCTTTCGTTGAAGATGATGGTTTTCACTATTTTGTAGATACATGCGTATGAGTTTTGTCATATAGGTCTGAAACCGATATCTTGAAATATCCTGTTGCCAACGAGTCTAAAGCCAAGCACGCTGCCTCCGGGATTCGTTGTTCTAGAGGTGCAAGGTGCGAGTGGCTTTGTTTGCGGTCGCTTTCTGGGTGTGCGTTGCGGTATCGGACGCTGTTG of the Sphingomonas sp. BGYR3 genome contains:
- a CDS encoding Calx-beta domain-containing protein; translation: MTNRSRGFSLFVITLSALVSMITNYNEAFAQSSDTVTYTYDALGRLTSVSETTTATSTSTSYVYDAANNRQRVTVEVSGGGDGGACTLTAEGAYPVAGYVDTPFWASVTLSSGCTNTVVVNYTTRDGTAVSGQGYPPLSGSLTFSQAGTQYIRVWGNPYCAGLYYYLDLSTSYPNVTVNHPSVFVNIDYP